A section of the Devosia rhizoryzae genome encodes:
- a CDS encoding GtrA family protein, whose amino-acid sequence MSLALESLMRETETPPVRRPDSSLVSFIAIGGGGALAFVLSSSLLIALLPWVDAWLVSSWCYAGFILPIYLLHRRFSFRSEAAHRDALPRYFAVQVLALVLASLFGQLFHGVLGLPSLPAALLIVGLTSGLNFVILKLWAFEAAPRLKVQFERN is encoded by the coding sequence ATGAGCCTTGCCCTCGAAAGCCTGATGCGTGAGACCGAGACGCCGCCTGTCCGGAGGCCGGACAGCAGCCTTGTTTCGTTTATTGCCATCGGCGGCGGCGGGGCCCTGGCGTTCGTTTTGTCCAGCAGCCTCCTGATCGCGCTTCTGCCGTGGGTGGATGCATGGCTTGTGAGCTCCTGGTGTTATGCCGGGTTCATCCTGCCGATCTACCTGCTGCATCGCCGCTTCAGCTTCCGCTCGGAGGCGGCGCATCGCGATGCGCTGCCGCGCTATTTTGCCGTGCAGGTGCTGGCGCTCGTGCTTGCATCCCTATTCGGTCAGTTGTTTCACGGCGTGCTTGGCCTGCCGAGTCTGCCCGCTGCGCTGCTGATCGTGGGGCTCACCTCTGGGCTCAACTTCGTCATTCTCAAGCTCTGGGCTTTTGAAGCCGCGCCCCGTCTTAAGGTGCAGTTCGAGCGGAACTGA